Proteins encoded within one genomic window of Spirulina major PCC 6313:
- a CDS encoding type II toxin-antitoxin system YafQ family toxin: MEVSFSSAFKRAFKKRIKGNENLESKFWQKLEIFTSDPYDPRLRTHKLSGKLKDLWSFTVDYDVRVLFYLTEDDKAIFVDFGSHDEVY, translated from the coding sequence ATGGAAGTCAGTTTCAGTTCAGCTTTTAAACGGGCTTTTAAAAAAAGGATTAAAGGGAATGAAAACTTAGAGTCAAAGTTTTGGCAAAAACTAGAAATATTTACGTCAGACCCTTACGACCCAAGATTGAGAACCCATAAGCTATCAGGAAAACTGAAGGATTTATGGAGTTTTACGGTAGATTACGACGTGAGAGTATTATTTTATCTTACCGAAGATGACAAGGCTATTTTTGTTGATTTCGGCAGCCATGACGAAGTTTATTAA
- a CDS encoding HEAT repeat domain-containing protein, with protein sequence MPKASYGKEPKDRAKQLLDALLAYVNFELAELAEIDITHRWQEERGQPPKLIVETQRRTLEFLTAKDPRYPGQLGADQVRQTLTTYLGDFLEILEDNRGKTKGKDEWHFTLKLWSKDREENLAAFERLWEEKRPDKGKPSLPPPAGIDWRQLCQAQATKRQEISTNSLTYSDRIQRDRADLYVPLGLMERKQRERRPDVEGAEEGSKLYGVESYEVTETYEQDRFFQEVLAAGKSKSEGRRLAIIGEPGAGKTTLLQTIEQWILAETDFIPVWVSLADLRGRTLEEYLGGVWLKQLLNVLETTAAHREQCVEMFNAGRAWLLLDGVDEVAGTSNAVLGEIAQQLAGWVDAARVILTCRLNVWDGERNALFRFDTFRTLEFRYPEQVEAFIDRWFNAPDISALAGKLKEELAAPEHCRIQDLVKNPLRLALLCRTWQVRQGKFPDTQAGLYGRFVEVFYEWKGDEFPTTDAQRRALNEGLGVLALRAMELEGSRFRLTGRFVRDVWRDADAGLFRLALDLGWLNRVGVAEENPEAEVFAFYHATFQEYLAALAVEDWDYFLPKDHVDCPVEGKRYRIFEKQWKQVILLWLGREDVGNEQKEQFIRVLVGFDDACREWNFNKVDRGLYEYQAYFLAAAAINEFKVCSLAAEIVRQVVKWGFGYFNIEKQEWRTFLDPLKEGARTVLGETIREKATTALVRILQQDAGFSITWYQAAKSLWGIALGNQKVIAALAEILRDTGVDRDIRRIAALSLGEIAPGNEQAIAALEEILRDAGADAYIRNQAAWSLGKIDPDNEQAIAALEEILRDAGADAYIRNQAAWSLGKIDPDNEQAITALTETLRDVGANAYIRNQAAWSLGEIAPGNEQVITALVETLQDAGADLDTRYQSVESLETIVLENKQMIATLERILRNAGADAYTRLLAAESLGKIVPRNRQAITTLEEILQDARGDTYTRFLAAESLGKIDSENEQAIATLVEILQDASANIYTREQAAESLGEINPGNKQAIIALAEILRDAGADAYTRLLVAWSLGKINPGNKQAIIALAEIWRNAGTNLDIRGQAAERLGEINPGNPQAIAALVEILRDAGADDDTRGLAAESLGKILTTRKHYAGVVSALKDCLSDEVYESNFDQFKECYKVIWNCAENLPYPDFYQAWHNPPTTPHPEIIDQTPHNSQTTPATPFTCESLKHLPIYCLNAKPLATETRESEIALKLCKLIWKPLQLKEIYPDVSTPGQLSRYLDTLHLNQQLPHRALLLINCETPTPELITLCQQLTDTVAIALLTHQPLEAPLKGFPPNQPNLLSAIETWLEEI encoded by the coding sequence ATGCCAAAGGCAAGTTATGGGAAGGAGCCAAAGGACAGAGCCAAGCAGTTATTAGATGCGCTGTTGGCTTATGTCAATTTTGAGTTGGCAGAATTAGCCGAAATTGACATTACCCACCGTTGGCAAGAGGAACGGGGACAACCCCCGAAGCTAATCGTGGAGACTCAACGCCGCACCTTAGAATTTTTGACGGCTAAAGACCCGCGCTATCCTGGCCAACTTGGGGCTGACCAGGTTCGGCAAACTTTGACAACCTATCTAGGGGATTTCTTGGAAATTCTCGAAGACAATCGCGGCAAAACGAAAGGGAAAGATGAATGGCATTTCACGTTAAAGCTGTGGAGTAAGGATCGGGAAGAAAATCTCGCTGCGTTTGAACGGCTTTGGGAGGAAAAGCGTCCAGACAAGGGTAAACCTTCACTACCTCCGCCAGCGGGGATTGATTGGCGGCAACTCTGTCAAGCACAGGCGACGAAACGCCAAGAAATTAGTACAAATTCGCTGACCTATAGCGATCGCATTCAGCGCGATCGCGCTGATCTTTATGTGCCGTTGGGGTTAATGGAGCGGAAGCAGCGGGAGCGGCGGCCGGATGTGGAGGGTGCAGAGGAAGGGTCAAAGCTCTACGGGGTTGAGAGTTATGAGGTGACAGAAACCTATGAGCAGGATCGGTTTTTTCAGGAGGTGTTAGCGGCGGGGAAAAGTAAGAGTGAGGGGCGACGTTTGGCGATTATTGGGGAGCCGGGGGCGGGAAAAACGACGTTATTACAAACCATTGAGCAATGGATTTTGGCAGAAACGGATTTCATCCCGGTCTGGGTATCGTTAGCCGATTTGCGGGGGCGAACTCTGGAGGAATATTTGGGGGGAGTTTGGTTAAAGCAATTATTGAATGTGCTTGAAACGACGGCGGCGCACCGAGAGCAATGTGTGGAGATGTTTAATGCGGGGCGGGCTTGGTTGTTGTTGGATGGGGTGGATGAGGTTGCGGGAACTTCAAATGCGGTTTTGGGGGAGATTGCCCAGCAGTTGGCGGGTTGGGTGGATGCGGCGCGGGTGATTTTAACTTGTCGGTTGAATGTGTGGGATGGGGAGCGCAATGCGTTGTTTCGGTTTGATACGTTTCGGACGTTGGAGTTTCGTTATCCGGAGCAGGTGGAGGCGTTTATTGATCGTTGGTTTAATGCGCCGGACATTTCTGCACTGGCGGGGAAGTTAAAAGAAGAGTTGGCGGCTCCGGAGCATTGCCGGATTCAGGATTTGGTGAAAAATCCGTTACGGTTGGCGTTGCTTTGTCGGACGTGGCAGGTGCGGCAGGGGAAGTTTCCGGATACGCAGGCGGGGTTATATGGGCGGTTTGTGGAGGTGTTTTATGAGTGGAAGGGCGACGAATTTCCCACAACGGACGCGCAGCGGCGGGCTTTAAATGAGGGGTTGGGGGTTTTGGCGTTGCGGGCGATGGAGTTGGAGGGGTCTCGGTTTCGGTTGACGGGGCGGTTTGTGCGGGATGTGTGGAGGGATGCGGATGCGGGGCTGTTCCGTTTGGCGTTGGATTTGGGCTGGTTAAATCGGGTGGGGGTGGCGGAGGAGAATCCGGAGGCGGAGGTTTTCGCGTTTTATCATGCGACGTTTCAGGAGTATCTTGCGGCGTTGGCGGTGGAGGATTGGGATTATTTTTTACCGAAGGATCATGTGGATTGTCCGGTGGAGGGGAAACGGTATCGGATTTTTGAGAAGCAATGGAAGCAGGTGATTTTGTTGTGGTTGGGGCGTGAGGATGTTGGGAATGAGCAGAAGGAGCAGTTTATTCGGGTGTTGGTTGGGTTTGATGATGCTTGTAGAGAGTGGAACTTTAACAAAGTAGATAGAGGACTTTATGAATATCAAGCCTATTTTCTAGCGGCTGCGGCAATTAATGAGTTTAAAGTTTGTTCCCTTGCGGCTGAGATTGTGCGGCAGGTGGTGAAATGGGGGTTTGGTTATTTCAATATTGAGAAACAGGAATGGCGAACATTTTTAGACCCACTTAAAGAGGGTGCGAGAACTGTTCTCGGTGAGACGATTCGGGAAAAAGCAACTACTGCATTAGTGAGAATTTTACAACAAGATGCTGGGTTTAGCATCACCTGGTATCAAGCAGCCAAGAGTTTATGGGGAATCGCATTAGGAAATCAGAAGGTGATCGCCGCCTTAGCAGAAATTTTACGAGATACTGGGGTTGATCGTGACATTCGTAGGATAGCAGCCTTGAGTTTAGGGGAAATCGCCCCAGGGAACGAGCAGGCGATCGCCGCCTTAGAGGAAATCTTACGGGATGCTGGGGCTGATGCTTATATCCGTAATCAAGCAGCCTGGAGTTTAGGGAAAATCGACCCAGATAATGAGCAGGCGATCGCCGCCTTAGAGGAAATCTTACGGGATGCTGGGGCTGATGCTTATATCCGTAATCAAGCAGCCTGGAGTTTAGGGAAAATCGACCCAGATAATGAGCAGGCGATCACTGCTTTAACGGAAACCTTGAGGGATGTTGGGGCTAATGCTTATATCCGTAATCAAGCAGCCTGGAGTTTAGGGGAAATTGCTCCAGGGAATGAGCAGGTGATCACTGCTTTAGTGGAAACTTTACAGGATGCTGGAGCCGATCTTGATACCCGTTATCAATCAGTCGAGAGCTTGGAGACAATTGTCTTAGAAAACAAGCAGATGATCGCCACCTTAGAGAGAATTTTGAGGAATGCTGGGGCTGATGCTTACACCCGTTTGCTAGCAGCCGAAAGTTTAGGGAAAATTGTCCCAAGAAATAGGCAGGCGATCACCACTTTAGAGGAAATCTTACAGGATGCCAGGGGTGATACTTACACCCGTTTTCTAGCAGCCGAAAGTTTAGGGAAAATTGACTCAGAGAATGAGCAAGCAATCGCCACTTTAGTGGAAATCTTACAGGATGCTTCGGCTAATATTTATACTCGTGAGCAAGCAGCCGAAAGTTTAGGTGAAATCAACCCAGGGAACAAGCAGGCAATAATCGCCTTAGCGGAAATCTTGAGGGATGCTGGAGCTGATGCCTACACCCGTTTGCTAGTAGCCTGGAGTTTAGGAAAAATCAACCCAGGGAACAAGCAGGCAATAATCGCCTTAGCGGAAATTTGGAGGAATGCTGGGACTAATCTTGATATCCGTGGTCAAGCAGCCGAGCGTTTAGGGGAAATCAACCCAGGGAACCCCCAGGCGATCGCCGCCTTAGTGGAAATCTTACGGGATGCTGGGGCTGATGATGACACCCGTGGGCTAGCAGCGGAGAGCTTAGGGAAAATTCTTACTACACGCAAGCACTATGCAGGGGTTGTTTCTGCATTAAAAGACTGCCTCAGCGATGAAGTTTACGAAAGCAACTTTGACCAATTCAAGGAATGCTACAAAGTCATCTGGAACTGTGCCGAAAACCTCCCCTATCCCGACTTTTATCAAGCCTGGCACAATCCCCCCACCACCCCCCACCCCGAAATCATCGACCAAACCCCCCATAACAGCCAAACAACCCCCGCCACCCCCTTCACCTGCGAATCCCTAAAACACCTGCCCATTTATTGCCTCAACGCCAAACCCCTCGCCACCGAAACCCGCGAAAGCGAAATCGCCCTCAAACTGTGCAAACTCATCTGGAAACCCCTCCAACTTAAAGAGATTTATCCCGACGTTTCCACCCCCGGCCAACTCAGTCGCTATCTCGATACCTTGCACCTCAACCAACAACTTCCCCACCGCGCCCTCCTCCTCATCAACTGCGAAACACCCACCCCAGAACTCATCACCCTTTGCCAACAACTCACCGACACCGTAGCGATCGCCCTCCTCACCCACCAACCCCTAGAAGCCCCCTTAAAAGGCTTCCCCCCCAATCAACCCAACCTCTTATCTGCCATCGAAACCTGGTTAGAGGAGATTTGA
- a CDS encoding CPXCG motif-containing cysteine-rich protein gives METTAEFYCACCGEPNQTFVDLSQGFQQTYVEDCQVCCRPNVLYVRVDEDTLDVAIDTDFNE, from the coding sequence ATGGAAACCACTGCCGAATTTTATTGCGCCTGCTGCGGCGAACCCAATCAGACCTTTGTGGATCTTAGCCAAGGCTTTCAGCAAACCTATGTCGAAGACTGCCAAGTCTGTTGCCGTCCCAATGTCCTCTATGTGCGCGTCGATGAAGATACCCTCGATGTGGCAATCGACACCGATTTCAACGAGTGA
- a CDS encoding DUF7682 family zinc-binding protein yields MAKAKRKKLFPCGHRGQGQICHRCAQAARDQTQRQSEKQQWEATFAHDVIDLTQFPKAVVLKARQIIAGLQRRENYRTYRGKRLRHNRVVISIPVTRHYRLLCRDLGSGIVPEALVSHEDYNVCKPGG; encoded by the coding sequence ATGGCTAAAGCGAAACGCAAAAAACTGTTTCCATGCGGCCACCGGGGCCAAGGGCAAATTTGTCATCGCTGTGCCCAAGCAGCACGAGATCAAACCCAACGCCAATCGGAAAAACAACAATGGGAAGCCACCTTTGCTCACGACGTAATTGATCTAACCCAGTTTCCCAAAGCTGTGGTGCTCAAGGCTCGGCAGATTATCGCCGGTCTCCAGCGTCGGGAAAATTATCGCACCTATCGTGGCAAACGCCTGCGCCATAATCGTGTGGTGATCAGCATCCCGGTGACGCGACATTATCGGTTGCTCTGTCGAGATCTGGGCAGTGGGATTGTGCCGGAGGCGTTGGTTTCCCATGAAGATTACAATGTGTGTAAACCCGGCGGCTAA
- a CDS encoding cysteine desulfurase family protein — protein MQIYLDYSATTPPHPDVLATLHHQGATLWGNPSSLHHWGERAAIALETARWQVAQLLNAPTADSIHFTSGGTEADNLAIFGVAHRYPTPQHIIISAVEHPAIAAPARQLAARGWQVTELPVDATGKINPLELLAALQPNTVLVSIIYGQSEIGTVQAIAELAQIARRHRILFHTDAVQVAGRLPLDVQALDVDLLSVSGHKLYGPQGSGALYVRPGVELVPLLAGGGQEHQLRSGTQAVPTLAGFGLAAQLAQEQLPTEAHRLQQLRDRLITRLEACPYFQLTGHRRDRLPHHASFVLRDFPPEITGRAIVRQMNLAGIALSAGSACHSGQASPSPILTALGYGEIQARQGIRVSLGRDTTPEDIDWTVMALQQVLHRLNPSPLPCVGSSC, from the coding sequence ATGCAAATTTATTTAGACTACAGTGCGACGACTCCCCCTCATCCCGATGTGTTGGCAACGTTGCACCACCAGGGCGCGACGCTCTGGGGCAATCCATCCAGTCTGCACCATTGGGGGGAGCGGGCGGCGATCGCCCTCGAAACCGCCCGCTGGCAAGTGGCGCAATTGCTCAACGCGCCCACCGCCGATAGTATTCATTTCACCTCTGGAGGAACGGAAGCCGATAACCTCGCCATCTTTGGAGTGGCCCACCGCTACCCCACGCCGCAACACATCATTATTTCAGCAGTGGAACATCCTGCGATCGCCGCCCCGGCCCGTCAACTGGCGGCACGAGGTTGGCAGGTGACGGAACTCCCCGTTGATGCCACGGGCAAAATCAACCCCCTTGAACTCCTCGCCGCCCTCCAACCCAATACGGTTTTGGTTTCGATCATCTACGGTCAAAGCGAAATCGGCACAGTGCAGGCGATCGCAGAATTAGCGCAAATTGCCCGCCGCCATCGCATTCTCTTCCACACCGACGCGGTGCAAGTGGCAGGGCGGCTCCCCCTCGATGTCCAAGCCTTAGATGTGGATTTGCTGTCCGTATCGGGTCATAAACTCTACGGCCCCCAAGGCTCAGGCGCACTCTACGTCCGGCCCGGCGTGGAACTGGTTCCCCTCTTGGCAGGAGGCGGCCAAGAACATCAATTGCGCTCCGGAACCCAAGCCGTGCCAACCTTGGCTGGGTTTGGGTTAGCGGCTCAATTGGCCCAGGAACAGTTGCCGACGGAAGCACACCGCTTACAGCAGTTGCGCGATCGCCTCATTACCCGCCTTGAAGCCTGCCCCTATTTCCAACTCACAGGCCATCGGCGCGATCGCCTCCCCCACCACGCCAGTTTTGTCCTGCGCGATTTTCCGCCGGAGATCACCGGGCGGGCGATCGTGCGCCAGATGAATCTCGCGGGCATTGCCCTCAGTGCCGGTTCCGCCTGCCACAGTGGCCAAGCCAGCCCCAGCCCGATCCTCACCGCCCTCGGCTACGGTGAAATCCAAGCCCGCCAAGGCATCCGCGTTTCCCTCGGTCGCGACACCACCCCCGAAGATATTGATTGGACGGTGATGGCCTTGCAACAAGTGCTCCACCGCTTAAACCCGTCCCCCCTGCCCTGCGTTGGTTCGTCTTGTTAG
- a CDS encoding Rqc2 family fibronectin-binding protein has translation MQAFDYTTLVAICAELQTDWIPARVEQVYQRDRHTLDIALRTLSRRDWLTLCWHPQLARLGIGTAPPRTPDTFTLSDQLRHQLNGLALVAIALLQPWERVVDLQFARRPGEDPLWHLYVEIMGKYSNVILTDGTGQIVTTAHQVNAQQSRVRTVQTGQAYEPPPPLLGDIPDRTESFAQWQERISLVPGTLKKQLLKIYRGVSPAVVAWLTERANLDAQTVTTQLTPQQWQDLWQQWQTWLNCLAAEEFTPTRLPQGYTVLPGVAGRAVATVQELVDQYYSTQAQQQQFQQLHHQLSQKVKTLAAKVRQKCETFRDRLSQSDDAQQFRDQADLLMAYLHEWQPGQQAIALPDFTTGDPVTIPLNPEKNAVQNAQALYKQHQKLKRARSAVEPLLATAQAELDYLEQIEAALQQCDRQSWDDELAALLEIRTELIQQGYLDPGKERANNTAPESQPRRYRTPSGFELWVGRNNRQNDHLTFRTAGEYDLWFHAQEIAGSHVLLRLEPGTVPDERDLQCAANVAAYYSRARQSDQVPVVYTQPKFVYKPKGAKPGIAIYQREQVIWGRSQQAQAYLNTQNPENHS, from the coding sequence ATGCAAGCTTTTGACTACACCACCTTGGTGGCCATTTGTGCCGAACTCCAAACGGACTGGATTCCGGCCCGCGTCGAACAGGTCTATCAGCGCGATCGCCATACTCTCGACATTGCCCTGCGCACCCTCAGCCGCCGCGATTGGCTCACCCTTTGCTGGCATCCCCAACTGGCCCGGCTCGGCATCGGCACGGCCCCACCCCGCACCCCGGACACCTTTACCCTCAGCGACCAACTCCGCCACCAACTCAACGGCTTGGCATTAGTTGCGATCGCCCTCCTCCAACCCTGGGAGCGCGTCGTAGATTTACAGTTTGCCCGGCGACCGGGAGAAGACCCCCTCTGGCATCTTTATGTGGAAATCATGGGCAAATATAGCAACGTCATCCTCACCGATGGCACCGGGCAAATTGTCACCACCGCCCACCAAGTCAACGCCCAACAATCCCGCGTCCGCACCGTCCAAACCGGCCAAGCCTACGAACCGCCGCCCCCCCTCCTCGGCGATATCCCCGATCGCACCGAATCCTTCGCCCAGTGGCAGGAGCGGATCAGCCTCGTGCCCGGTACGCTGAAAAAACAATTACTCAAAATCTATCGGGGCGTGAGTCCGGCGGTGGTGGCCTGGCTAACCGAGCGGGCGAATTTAGATGCCCAAACCGTCACAACGCAACTGACCCCGCAACAGTGGCAAGACCTGTGGCAACAGTGGCAAACCTGGCTCAATTGCTTAGCTGCTGAGGAGTTTACCCCAACGCGATTGCCTCAGGGTTATACGGTGTTGCCCGGTGTGGCGGGGCGAGCGGTTGCCACGGTGCAAGAACTGGTGGATCAGTATTACAGCACCCAGGCGCAACAGCAGCAATTCCAGCAACTTCACCACCAACTGAGCCAAAAGGTGAAAACCCTGGCGGCCAAGGTGCGGCAAAAATGCGAGACATTCCGCGATCGCCTCTCCCAGTCAGATGATGCTCAACAGTTTCGCGATCAGGCGGATCTCCTCATGGCCTATCTCCATGAATGGCAACCGGGACAACAGGCGATCGCCCTCCCCGATTTCACCACAGGCGACCCGGTGACGATCCCCCTCAACCCAGAAAAAAACGCCGTCCAAAACGCCCAAGCTCTGTATAAGCAACACCAAAAGTTAAAGCGGGCGCGATCGGCTGTGGAGCCATTACTGGCTACGGCTCAGGCGGAATTGGACTATTTAGAACAGATTGAAGCCGCATTGCAGCAGTGCGATCGCCAGTCCTGGGATGATGAACTGGCTGCCCTGCTCGAAATTCGCACCGAACTGATTCAACAAGGCTATCTCGACCCCGGCAAAGAACGCGCCAACAATACCGCGCCGGAATCCCAACCCCGTCGCTACCGCACCCCCTCCGGGTTTGAGCTCTGGGTCGGCCGCAACAACCGCCAAAATGATCACCTGACGTTTCGCACGGCGGGGGAATATGACCTGTGGTTCCATGCTCAGGAAATTGCCGGGAGTCATGTCCTGTTACGGTTAGAGCCGGGAACTGTGCCGGATGAGCGTGATTTGCAATGTGCGGCGAATGTGGCGGCGTACTATAGTCGTGCTCGCCAGAGTGATCAGGTTCCGGTGGTTTACACACAGCCCAAATTTGTGTATAAACCAAAGGGTGCAAAACCCGGTATCGCGATTTATCAGCGCGAACAGGTGATCTGGGGGCGATCGCAACAAGCCCAAGCCTATCTCAACACACAAAACCCAGAAAATCACTCATAA
- the remA gene encoding extracellular matrix/biofilm regulator RemA — MDIQLINIGFGNIVSANRIIAIVSPESAPIKRIITEARDRGQLVDATYGRRTRAVIITDSSHVILSAIQPETVAHRFLLHKDGSAASS, encoded by the coding sequence ATGGATATTCAACTGATTAATATCGGCTTTGGGAATATTGTTTCGGCGAACCGGATCATTGCGATCGTCAGTCCCGAATCGGCCCCTATTAAGCGTATCATTACAGAAGCTCGCGATCGCGGTCAGCTTGTGGATGCCACCTACGGACGACGAACCCGCGCCGTGATCATTACCGATTCGAGTCATGTCATTCTCTCGGCCATTCAGCCCGAAACCGTTGCCCATCGCTTTCTGTTACACAAAGATGGCTCCGCAGCCTCGTCTTAA